In a genomic window of uncultured Flavobacterium sp.:
- a CDS encoding 2-dehydropantoate 2-reductase codes for MKRIGILGLGGVGGYFGGLLAKSYYKSDDVEVVFIARGETLKVVSESGLKIITDEDEITVFPTVVSNDPAVIGKLDFLICATKTYDIEESLDAIKKCITKNTIFLPLYNGVDAPERISVMFPDNEVLQGCVYIVSMIVSPGIIKKVGIFEKLFFGSETASVYKMKALQTIFKNAGIESYLVDNIEDTVWEKFVFISSLASATSYLNQNVGQILESESSRNLYVSLLNEITMIAAVKGLNLPNDIVMQTILKLEKTPKNVTSSMHRDLLAGRKIELASLTEFVVNEGLKYEVNTPVYDKIVAALSL; via the coding sequence ATGAAAAGAATTGGAATTTTAGGACTTGGCGGTGTTGGTGGTTATTTTGGAGGACTTTTAGCGAAATCGTATTACAAATCAGATGATGTTGAAGTTGTCTTTATTGCGCGTGGAGAAACGCTTAAAGTTGTTTCGGAATCGGGATTGAAAATTATTACTGATGAAGATGAAATTACGGTATTTCCAACTGTAGTCTCAAATGATCCTGCAGTAATTGGAAAATTGGATTTCTTGATTTGTGCTACTAAAACGTATGATATTGAAGAAAGTCTTGATGCTATAAAAAAATGTATTACTAAAAACACCATTTTTCTGCCTTTGTATAATGGCGTTGATGCGCCTGAACGTATTAGCGTTATGTTTCCTGATAACGAAGTTTTGCAAGGCTGTGTATATATAGTTTCGATGATTGTTTCGCCTGGAATTATTAAAAAAGTTGGGATTTTCGAAAAACTTTTTTTTGGTTCCGAAACAGCTTCGGTTTACAAAATGAAAGCATTGCAAACTATTTTTAAAAACGCAGGAATCGAAAGTTATCTGGTTGATAATATTGAAGATACTGTTTGGGAGAAATTTGTATTTATTTCGTCTTTGGCTTCGGCGACATCTTATTTAAATCAGAATGTAGGGCAGATTTTAGAAAGCGAATCCAGCAGGAATTTGTATGTTTCTCTATTAAACGAAATTACGATGATTGCAGCTGTAAAAGGACTGAATTTGCCCAATGATATTGTAATGCAAACAATCTTGAAACTAGAGAAAACGCCAAAAAATGTAACTTCATCGATGCATCGTGATTTATTGGCTGGACGCAAAATTGAGCTTGCTTCTTTAACTGAATTTGTAGTTAATGAAGGTTTGAAATATGAGGTAAATACGCCTGTTTATGACAAGATTGTAGCGGCTTTAAGCTTGTAA
- a CDS encoding LysM peptidoglycan-binding domain-containing protein has translation MNLVDKYRELTDLATNLSVANLQVREQDNVLYVDGTAKSAEDKESLWNAYGKLDPDFRSADVVMNIAVVEGTTTDYTVVSGDSLSKIGKAHGVSWQTIYEANKDVIKNPDLIQAGWKLKIPTA, from the coding sequence ATGAATTTAGTGGATAAATACAGAGAGTTAACAGATTTGGCTACTAATTTAAGTGTAGCAAATTTGCAGGTAAGAGAACAAGATAATGTATTGTATGTTGACGGTACAGCAAAATCGGCAGAAGATAAAGAAAGTCTTTGGAATGCTTACGGAAAATTGGATCCTGATTTTAGATCGGCTGATGTGGTAATGAATATTGCCGTTGTAGAAGGAACTACGACAGACTATACCGTTGTAAGTGGTGATTCTCTATCAAAAATAGGAAAAGCGCACGGTGTTTCATGGCAAACAATTTACGAAGCCAATAAAGATGTTATCAAAAATCCTGACCTGATTCAGGCAGGTTGGAAATTAAAAATACCAACAGCATAA
- the dnaX gene encoding DNA polymerase III subunit gamma/tau, producing MEQFVVSARKYRPQTFKDVVGQKAITNTLLNAIDSNHLASALLFTGPRGVGKTTCARILARKINQPGYDDPNEDFAFNVFELDAASNNSVDDIRNLIDQVRIPPQTGQYKVYIIDEVHMLSSAAFNAFLKTLEEPPKHAIFILATTEKHKIIPTILSRCQIFDFKRITVKDAKEHLADVATSQGINFEDDALHIIAQKADGAMRDALSIFDRVVSYCGTNLTRQAVTENLNVLDYETYITITDLLLENKIPDLLLAYNDILAKGFDGHHFIAGLASHFRDLLVSKTPATITLLEVGEQAQQMYGVQAQKCSQDFLLKGIDIANDCDLKYKLSQNQRLLVELCLMQLASINFDGEKKKLSNS from the coding sequence ATGGAACAATTTGTAGTATCGGCTCGTAAGTATCGCCCACAGACCTTTAAGGATGTTGTAGGTCAGAAAGCCATTACCAACACTTTGTTGAATGCTATTGACAGCAATCACCTTGCTTCTGCTCTTTTATTCACCGGACCTCGTGGAGTTGGAAAAACAACTTGCGCACGTATTTTGGCGCGCAAAATAAACCAACCCGGATATGACGATCCTAATGAAGATTTCGCTTTTAACGTTTTTGAGTTAGATGCAGCTTCAAACAACTCGGTTGATGATATTCGTAACCTGATTGATCAGGTTCGAATCCCGCCACAAACCGGGCAATACAAAGTCTATATTATTGACGAGGTTCATATGTTGTCTTCGGCAGCTTTTAATGCTTTTTTGAAAACATTAGAAGAACCGCCTAAACATGCTATTTTTATCTTAGCAACAACAGAAAAACACAAGATTATTCCAACGATTTTATCTCGTTGTCAGATATTTGATTTCAAAAGAATTACGGTAAAAGATGCTAAAGAACATTTGGCTGACGTTGCAACAAGTCAGGGAATCAATTTTGAAGATGACGCTTTACACATTATTGCTCAAAAAGCTGATGGCGCAATGCGTGATGCTTTATCTATTTTTGACCGTGTCGTTTCATATTGCGGAACTAACTTAACGCGTCAGGCCGTAACCGAAAACCTAAACGTTTTAGATTACGAAACTTACATCACTATTACTGATTTACTTTTAGAAAATAAGATTCCTGATCTTTTGTTGGCGTACAATGATATTCTGGCAAAAGGTTTTGACGGGCATCATTTTATTGCCGGTTTGGCTTCGCATTTTAGAGATTTATTAGTGAGCAAAACTCCTGCTACGATCACTTTACTTGAAGTTGGCGAACAGGCACAACAAATGTATGGTGTTCAGGCTCAGAAATGTTCTCAGGACTTTTTACTAAAAGGAATCGATATTGCAAATGACTGTGATTTAAAGTATAAATTAAGTCAGAATCAACGTCTTTTGGTCGAATTATGTTTGATGCAATTGGCCTCTATCAACTTTGATGGAGAAAAAAAAAAGTTGAGCAATTCATAA
- a CDS encoding exopolyphosphatase — MINIRKYAAIDIGSNAMRLLISNVVEQDGKEPQFNKSSLVRVPIRLGQDAFTVGEISEENIDRMVDAMKAFNLLMKVHKVERYMAFATSAMREAYNSKEVVALIKKKADIKIEIIDGKKEAAIIASTDLHHLLKTDETYLFVDVGGGSTEFTLFSDGKMITSRSFKAGTVRLLNDMVCDVVWDEIEKWIKANTADYDEVTLIGSGGNINKLFKMSGKQQEKPLSYIYINSQYAFLNSLTYEQRIAELGLNSDRADVIIHATRIYLNAMKWSGARQIYVPKIGLSDGIVKAMYYGKI, encoded by the coding sequence ATGATTAATATAAGGAAATATGCAGCAATAGATATTGGTTCAAATGCCATGAGATTACTAATATCCAATGTTGTAGAACAAGATGGTAAAGAACCGCAATTTAATAAAAGTTCACTTGTTCGTGTCCCGATTCGTTTAGGACAAGATGCCTTTACTGTAGGAGAAATTTCAGAAGAAAATATAGATAGAATGGTTGATGCCATGAAAGCATTCAACCTTTTGATGAAAGTACATAAAGTAGAACGTTATATGGCATTTGCGACTTCGGCAATGCGTGAAGCTTATAATTCTAAAGAAGTTGTCGCTTTGATCAAGAAAAAAGCCGACATTAAAATCGAAATTATTGATGGTAAAAAAGAAGCCGCAATCATTGCTTCAACAGATTTACATCATTTATTGAAAACTGACGAAACTTATCTTTTTGTTGATGTTGGTGGCGGAAGTACAGAATTTACATTATTCTCTGACGGAAAAATGATTACTTCAAGATCTTTTAAAGCCGGAACCGTTCGTTTATTAAATGATATGGTTTGCGATGTAGTTTGGGATGAAATCGAAAAATGGATTAAAGCCAACACTGCAGATTATGATGAAGTGACGTTGATTGGTTCAGGAGGAAATATCAATAAATTGTTTAAAATGTCCGGAAAACAGCAGGAAAAACCGCTTTCATACATTTACATCAATTCGCAATATGCATTTTTGAATTCATTGACTTATGAACAAAGAATTGCCGAATTAGGTCTGAATTCTGACCGTGCCGACGTAATTATTCATGCAACCAGAATTTATCTGAATGCCATGAAATGGAGTGGAGCACGCCAAATCTACGTCCCTAAAATTGGACTTTCTGACGGAATCGTGAAAGCAATGTATTACGGTAAAATTTAA
- a CDS encoding SAM-dependent methyltransferase, whose product MLLSEIITDRIRKEGAISFHDFMEMALYYPELGYYNSAQNKIGSDGDFYTNANLSNAFGAMIGRQIEEMWQILEKKPFQIVEYGAGTGLLCHDILDYLKGNKNLYDNLSYCIIEKSTDMLEKQKKYLHEKVSWHNSILEIPEINGCILSNELIDNFSVHQVIMTEQLMEVYVDYSNGFIEILKPANNELIDYFATLNVQLPKGFRTEVNLEAILWIKEIAQSLNKGYVITIDYGNTSSELYSNHRNCGTLICYNKHHTNNNPYQSIGYQDITSHVNFSALSHWGIQSGLKCSGITEQASFLLGLGIKEYQNKSLQTSPANLTSALQESIINYRLLMDMGMKFKVLIQEKNVPENILSGLKFQNTYKTILS is encoded by the coding sequence ATGTTACTTTCAGAAATAATAACGGACAGAATAAGGAAAGAAGGCGCAATATCTTTTCATGATTTCATGGAAATGGCTTTGTATTATCCTGAATTGGGTTATTATAATTCTGCCCAAAACAAGATTGGATCAGATGGTGATTTTTATACCAATGCAAATCTCTCCAATGCTTTTGGTGCTATGATAGGCCGTCAAATTGAGGAAATGTGGCAGATTTTAGAAAAAAAACCATTCCAGATAGTCGAATATGGTGCCGGAACAGGTTTATTATGTCATGATATTTTAGACTATCTGAAAGGCAATAAAAATTTATATGATAATTTGTCTTATTGCATTATTGAGAAGAGTACCGACATGCTGGAAAAACAAAAAAAATATTTGCATGAGAAAGTAAGCTGGCACAATTCTATTCTTGAAATCCCTGAAATAAACGGCTGTATTTTATCGAATGAGTTAATTGATAATTTTTCTGTTCATCAGGTAATTATGACAGAGCAATTAATGGAAGTTTATGTGGATTATTCTAATGGTTTTATCGAAATATTAAAGCCTGCAAATAATGAACTCATTGATTATTTTGCAACACTAAATGTACAATTACCAAAAGGATTTCGAACCGAAGTAAATCTTGAAGCTATTTTATGGATTAAAGAAATCGCACAATCACTAAACAAAGGATATGTAATTACGATTGATTACGGAAATACATCATCAGAATTATATAGCAACCATAGAAATTGTGGTACGCTTATATGTTATAATAAACATCATACAAACAACAATCCATACCAATCTATAGGTTATCAAGACATTACATCTCACGTAAACTTTTCAGCTTTATCTCATTGGGGTATACAAAGCGGTTTAAAATGTAGCGGAATAACGGAACAAGCTTCTTTTTTATTAGGACTTGGCATCAAAGAATACCAAAACAAATCATTACAAACCAGTCCTGCGAATTTAACATCGGCATTACAGGAATCCATTATCAATTATAGATTATTAATGGATATGGGAATGAAATTCAAGGTATTAATCCAGGAAAAAAATGTTCCGGAAAATATACTATCCGGTTTAAAATTTCAGAATACGTACAAAACAATTTTAAGTTAA
- a CDS encoding BON domain-containing protein translates to MKVKSILLGLCLAFSLVACGPKDADIQKEIAAKMGDMPGMEVTVKDGIATISGICKDAACKTSCESIAKGIKGVKSVVNNCEIAAPEPVAAAPAPVVINADSVLNTSVSEVVKTYTGVTATVANGVVTLTGDIKKTQLPALIKSIQELKPKKVENKLTIK, encoded by the coding sequence ATGAAAGTTAAATCAATTTTATTAGGTCTGTGTCTTGCTTTTTCATTAGTAGCTTGTGGTCCTAAAGATGCAGATATCCAAAAAGAGATCGCTGCAAAAATGGGTGACATGCCCGGAATGGAAGTTACTGTAAAAGATGGTATTGCTACTATCTCTGGTATTTGTAAAGATGCTGCTTGTAAAACAAGTTGTGAGAGTATCGCTAAGGGGATTAAAGGAGTAAAATCAGTAGTGAATAACTGTGAGATTGCTGCTCCGGAACCTGTGGCTGCTGCTCCGGCTCCAGTTGTAATTAATGCTGATAGTGTTTTAAATACTTCGGTAAGTGAAGTAGTGAAAACTTATACTGGTGTAACGGCTACAGTTGCAAATGGTGTAGTAACGCTTACAGGAGACATCAAAAAAACTCAATTACCAGCTTTGATAAAAAGCATACAGGAATTGAAACCTAAAAAAGTTGAAAATAAGTTAACTATTAAATAG
- a CDS encoding TMEM175 family protein, which translates to MNKTRLEAFSDGVLAIIITIMILEIKVPHGVEFVDLKPLIPKFLSYILSFIYVGIYWNNHHYLIHSLTKINGKILWANLHLLFWLSLIPVSTGWVGEHNFEKAPLALYGIILFGCAVAYIILQKMVLDAEGKDSLLRKAIGKDLKGKISTGLNIIGIVSSFYNEWISGACYVIVALIWLVPDKRIERALTAKK; encoded by the coding sequence ATGAATAAAACCAGACTTGAAGCCTTTAGTGATGGTGTTTTGGCAATCATCATAACCATTATGATTCTAGAAATCAAAGTCCCTCATGGAGTTGAGTTTGTCGATTTAAAGCCACTTATTCCTAAGTTTTTAAGTTATATTTTGAGTTTTATTTACGTTGGAATTTACTGGAATAACCACCATTATTTAATACACAGTCTGACCAAAATCAACGGAAAAATCCTTTGGGCAAATTTGCATTTACTTTTCTGGTTATCACTTATTCCGGTTTCTACAGGTTGGGTTGGAGAACATAATTTTGAAAAAGCACCTTTAGCACTATATGGAATTATTTTATTTGGATGTGCAGTGGCTTATATTATTCTTCAGAAAATGGTTTTGGACGCAGAAGGGAAAGATTCACTTTTAAGAAAAGCTATTGGTAAAGATTTAAAAGGTAAAATCTCTACAGGTCTAAATATTATTGGAATCGTTTCTTCATTTTATAATGAATGGATTTCAGGTGCTTGTTATGTTATCGTAGCTTTAATATGGCTTGTTCCGGACAAAAGAATAGAAAGAGCTCTTACAGCAAAAAAATAA
- a CDS encoding NAD(P)H-dependent oxidoreductase — MKKILIINGHPNPSGFNFGIAESYLKGAAASGAEVDTITIAELKFSPNLQFGYQKRTELEPDLIESWQKIKNANHLVWIHPVWWGGLPAITKGFIDRLFLPGMAFQYRENSVWWDKLLAGKTAHIITTLDQPSWYYRLFFGRPSVNQLKKSTLEFCGVKPVKVSYIGVIKGSNDSQREKWLQKVYELGLRNK; from the coding sequence ATGAAAAAAATATTGATAATAAATGGACACCCAAATCCATCCGGTTTTAATTTTGGAATAGCCGAATCTTACCTGAAAGGTGCTGCTGCTTCCGGAGCAGAAGTGGATACAATAACAATTGCCGAATTAAAGTTTAGTCCTAATTTACAGTTTGGCTATCAAAAACGAACCGAATTAGAACCTGATTTAATAGAATCCTGGCAGAAAATTAAAAATGCAAATCATTTAGTTTGGATCCATCCCGTTTGGTGGGGCGGACTTCCTGCAATTACAAAAGGATTTATTGATCGCTTATTTTTGCCTGGGATGGCGTTTCAATACCGGGAAAATTCAGTTTGGTGGGATAAATTGCTAGCAGGAAAAACGGCCCATATTATCACGACTTTAGATCAGCCAAGTTGGTATTACAGGTTGTTCTTCGGAAGGCCAAGTGTTAATCAATTAAAAAAATCTACTTTAGAATTCTGCGGAGTAAAACCTGTAAAAGTCAGTTACATCGGAGTCATAAAAGGGTCTAATGATTCTCAAAGAGAAAAATGGTTGCAGAAAGTGTATGAATTGGGACTTCGAAATAAATAA
- a CDS encoding DNA polymerase III, whose translation MPTEDFTETEMLVQWTKYAQRLGDKGHKIMQSLLLINDPTLNGTTITFELPNEGSKLDFEGQIHGLLGHLKGHLHNHDITIQVNVNETIEVKRSMNDQDRYNRLMEINPNLDLLRSTFGLDLTS comes from the coding sequence ATGCCAACGGAAGATTTTACAGAGACTGAAATGTTAGTGCAATGGACTAAATATGCGCAACGTTTGGGCGATAAAGGACACAAAATCATGCAATCGTTATTATTAATTAACGATCCAACTTTAAACGGGACAACTATTACTTTTGAGTTACCCAACGAAGGTTCTAAACTAGATTTTGAAGGTCAGATTCATGGACTTTTAGGGCATCTAAAAGGACATTTACACAATCATGATATCACGATTCAGGTTAATGTAAACGAAACTATCGAAGTTAAAAGAAGTATGAACGATCAGGATCGATACAATCGTTTGATGGAAATCAATCCAAATCTTGATCTTTTACGTTCTACCTTTGGATTGGATTTAACTTCATAA
- a CDS encoding Crp/Fnr family transcriptional regulator, which translates to MKSVFQSIQVLPQEELDQLDDLITFRKLKKGDLLLTENQVCNEIVFIKKGILRSYFFNHQGDEITNCFSFENEFMTSFSSFITQEIAEENIQALADTELQVLSRESLEKLYKSNIHWQEIGRKLTEMEHVRLQKRMISFQKLSGTQRYEELYQDHQKYLQLIPLQYLASYLGITPRHLSRIRKAIL; encoded by the coding sequence ATGAAATCCGTTTTTCAATCCATTCAGGTTTTACCGCAGGAAGAATTAGATCAGTTAGATGATTTAATTACATTTCGAAAACTCAAAAAAGGGGATCTTTTATTGACCGAAAATCAGGTTTGTAATGAAATCGTTTTTATCAAAAAAGGAATTTTAAGATCCTATTTTTTCAATCATCAAGGAGATGAAATTACCAATTGTTTTTCTTTCGAAAATGAATTTATGACTTCATTTTCAAGTTTTATAACTCAAGAAATAGCCGAGGAAAATATTCAGGCTTTAGCCGATACCGAATTGCAGGTTCTTAGTCGTGAAAGTTTAGAGAAACTTTATAAATCAAATATTCATTGGCAGGAAATAGGACGTAAATTAACTGAAATGGAACATGTAAGACTTCAGAAGCGAATGATTTCTTTTCAAAAATTATCAGGAACGCAACGTTACGAAGAGCTTTATCAAGATCACCAAAAGTACCTTCAGTTGATTCCGCTTCAATATTTAGCGTCTTATTTAGGTATAACACCAAGGCATTTAAGCCGCATCAGAAAAGCCATTTTATAG
- a CDS encoding NIPSNAP family protein, with protein MKLFLLTLLLITTSIVKSQNATQASPVYQLRIYEIFENNKKEFHERFRDHAMRIMKKYNFKIVSIYESKSDKKTEFVYFLEWPDKNTMKKAWEDFKKDQEWIDIKKQYTAKYGDVVGNVEDRVLTKVDYSPN; from the coding sequence ATGAAATTATTTCTATTGACTTTATTATTAATCACAACTTCAATTGTAAAATCTCAAAATGCAACACAAGCAAGTCCTGTTTATCAATTGCGTATTTATGAAATTTTCGAAAATAATAAGAAAGAATTCCACGAAAGGTTTCGCGATCATGCGATGCGTATCATGAAGAAATATAACTTTAAAATTGTATCTATTTATGAATCAAAATCAGATAAGAAGACGGAGTTTGTTTATTTTTTAGAATGGCCGGACAAAAATACTATGAAAAAAGCCTGGGAAGATTTTAAAAAAGATCAGGAATGGATTGATATCAAAAAACAATATACGGCGAAATATGGTGATGTAGTTGGGAATGTTGAAGATCGGGTTTTGACTAAGGTTGATTATTCTCCGAATTGA
- a CDS encoding cation:dicarboxylase symporter family transporter produces MNITSPNAVGKPKQSTFKTVITNLTFWVLIAIIAGVFLGHFSPENGVKMEIIGNSFIKLIKLFIGPIIFLTIVLGISGMGNLKKVGRIGVKALGYFEVVSTVALAIGITIAYIFQPGKIDRTGLTLQDASKYTNSTAENFSWLQFFLSNFTLQVLLAAIVCGIALNFYKKREQTILVLERLSKVVFLGLKYVMYLAPLGAFGGMAYTIGKFGIATLIPLGKLMLSVYVTMFLFVFLVLGSILRYYKISILSILKYIKEELLLVLGTSSSEAALPSIMVKLEQMGCSKSVVGLVIPTGYSFNLDGTSIYLSMSVIFLAQLYDVHLSFFEILSVIGILMVTSKGAAGVTGSGFIVLASTLTALHKIPVEGLAFLLGVDKFMSEARAITNLIGNTVATIIISKTERDFTELNLNPVLKE; encoded by the coding sequence ATGAATATAACTTCTCCTAATGCTGTTGGGAAACCTAAGCAAAGTACTTTTAAAACTGTAATTACCAATCTTACTTTTTGGGTTTTGATCGCGATTATAGCCGGTGTTTTTCTCGGACATTTTTCGCCTGAGAATGGCGTGAAAATGGAAATTATAGGAAATTCATTTATTAAACTTATCAAATTATTTATTGGTCCGATTATCTTTCTAACGATTGTTTTGGGAATTTCCGGAATGGGAAATCTTAAGAAGGTAGGAAGAATTGGTGTTAAAGCTTTGGGATATTTTGAGGTTGTTTCGACAGTGGCGCTGGCAATAGGAATTACAATTGCCTATATTTTTCAACCCGGAAAAATTGATAGAACCGGTTTGACTTTGCAAGATGCCAGTAAATACACAAATAGCACAGCCGAAAATTTTTCGTGGTTGCAATTCTTCTTATCCAATTTTACTTTGCAGGTACTTTTGGCAGCCATTGTTTGCGGTATTGCATTGAATTTTTATAAAAAAAGAGAACAAACAATTTTGGTTTTAGAACGACTTTCGAAAGTGGTTTTTCTGGGATTAAAATATGTGATGTATCTGGCGCCATTAGGTGCTTTTGGCGGAATGGCATATACAATTGGGAAGTTTGGAATCGCAACTTTGATTCCGCTTGGTAAATTGATGCTTTCCGTTTATGTCACCATGTTTTTGTTTGTATTTTTAGTTTTAGGAAGTATTTTGAGATATTATAAAATCAGTATTCTTTCGATTCTTAAATATATTAAAGAAGAACTTTTATTGGTTCTGGGAACTTCGTCTTCAGAAGCAGCATTGCCAAGTATTATGGTAAAATTAGAGCAAATGGGCTGCAGTAAATCTGTTGTGGGTTTGGTGATTCCAACAGGATATTCTTTTAATCTCGACGGAACTTCAATTTATTTGTCGATGTCGGTGATATTTTTGGCACAATTGTATGATGTGCATTTGAGCTTTTTCGAAATACTAAGCGTAATCGGAATCCTGATGGTGACTTCAAAAGGTGCGGCAGGTGTTACCGGAAGCGGATTTATTGTTCTTGCGTCGACTTTGACAGCTTTGCATAAAATTCCGGTCGAAGGTTTGGCCTTTTTATTGGGAGTTGATAAATTTATGAGCGAAGCCCGTGCGATAACAAATTTAATTGGAAATACAGTGGCGACAATTATAATTTCAAAAACAGAACGCGATTTTACAGAGTTAAATTTAAATCCTGTTTTAAAGGAATAA